A region from the Sutcliffiella horikoshii genome encodes:
- a CDS encoding sensor domain-containing diguanylate cyclase, which translates to MESNNKMLEIKSRIFDFFLSSSNLTQTTFLTQLQLLLKEELQAEQAIVTLEGNLLSQKQSLICEQAVSYTISSSEGSNMENVVIPLFDEEYAIGKIDLHFLSPVPLPLDSFNQMSKELSIIFQHYNQYIHKRYEEKQYEELYTITSKFHSAMKVDAILSEVIKLLQRMYEDFSYLLLLTSDNDDLKHLPIKKLDFDDTNMCAMNAYVTGEVQYENCIKDRRANIYIPIKGGQGVYGVMQIISLDAATLPESEIKFIKLLADATGAALENTQLYEQSKQVITDLQLINETSHQLNTNLRLTEVTSFMVKKILQSFQAKEVAFVFYQEKGMEILPGSTEFFQQSDMKEYLTHMKEFLYSDGEPLFIGDLRVHKRLSDLPFCSCMVIPMLIPNGGKGACVVTHPLPYFFSFEQFKLLQSLIHHSTLAFNNSMLREELEKYVITDYLTKLYSRKYLDDKIKKSMKNDSFGTFILLDIDDFKIVNDTYGHQIGDKILIQVANIIKANIRETDIGARWGGEELAIYLPKVDINLGESIVVRIIEKIREETDPGVTVSCGISFWSKNTQDSPRDLFHRADYALYKAKDQGKDQLCIEDSSEISQKVKS; encoded by the coding sequence ATGGAATCCAATAACAAAATGCTAGAAATTAAGAGCAGAATATTTGATTTTTTCCTTTCGTCTTCCAATCTTACACAAACTACCTTTCTCACACAGTTACAACTGTTATTGAAAGAAGAACTTCAAGCAGAGCAGGCAATTGTAACGTTGGAAGGAAACCTTCTTTCACAAAAGCAATCTCTTATTTGTGAGCAGGCAGTTTCCTATACTATCTCTTCAAGTGAAGGTAGTAACATGGAAAATGTGGTCATTCCTCTTTTTGATGAGGAATATGCAATCGGCAAAATCGACCTGCATTTTCTTTCTCCTGTACCTCTTCCATTAGATAGCTTCAATCAAATGTCAAAAGAACTCTCAATTATATTTCAACATTATAATCAATACATACACAAAAGATACGAAGAAAAACAATATGAGGAATTGTATACCATCACTTCGAAGTTTCATTCGGCGATGAAGGTGGACGCGATCTTATCTGAAGTGATTAAACTGTTGCAAAGAATGTATGAGGACTTTTCTTATCTCCTCTTGTTAACTTCAGATAATGATGACTTAAAACACTTGCCCATAAAAAAATTGGATTTTGATGATACCAATATGTGTGCGATGAATGCCTATGTGACAGGCGAGGTTCAATATGAGAACTGCATCAAAGATAGAAGAGCAAATATCTATATCCCTATAAAAGGTGGGCAAGGGGTATATGGTGTCATGCAAATTATCTCTTTAGATGCTGCTACACTTCCTGAATCAGAAATAAAGTTTATTAAATTACTAGCGGATGCGACCGGAGCAGCGCTTGAGAATACGCAACTTTATGAGCAATCCAAGCAGGTTATAACCGATTTGCAACTGATTAACGAGACCTCCCACCAATTGAATACGAACTTAAGGCTGACCGAAGTGACCTCTTTTATGGTCAAAAAGATTCTCCAGTCCTTTCAGGCAAAAGAAGTAGCATTTGTCTTTTATCAAGAGAAAGGCATGGAGATTTTGCCAGGTTCAACAGAATTTTTTCAGCAAAGCGATATGAAAGAGTATCTTACACATATGAAAGAGTTTTTATATTCTGATGGGGAGCCGCTCTTTATCGGAGATCTTCGAGTACATAAACGTTTATCGGACCTTCCTTTCTGTTCTTGTATGGTGATCCCCATGCTCATACCTAATGGAGGCAAAGGAGCCTGTGTAGTGACACATCCCTTGCCGTATTTTTTCAGCTTTGAACAATTTAAGCTGTTGCAGTCACTTATTCACCATTCGACTTTGGCATTTAATAACTCCATGTTACGAGAAGAGTTGGAGAAATACGTGATAACGGATTATCTGACAAAACTTTATTCCCGAAAATATTTGGATGATAAAATTAAGAAATCGATGAAAAATGACTCCTTTGGTACATTCATCCTCTTGGATATCGATGACTTTAAAATTGTGAACGATACATATGGTCATCAAATAGGTGATAAAATCCTCATTCAGGTTGCCAATATTATTAAAGCAAATATCAGAGAGACCGATATCGGAGCAAGATGGGGTGGAGAAGAGCTCGCAATATATTTACCGAAAGTAGATATAAATCTGGGGGAGAGTATAGTCGTTAGAATCATAGAAAAGATTAGAGAAGAGACTGACCCAGGAGTTACGGTTTCCTGCGGCATTTCCTTTTGGAGCAAGAATACACAGGATTCGCCGAGGGATCTTTTTCACAGAGCAGATTATGCCCTTTATAAAGCGAAGGATCAAGGGAAAGATCAATTGTGTATAGAAGATTCTTCTGAAATAAGTCAAAAAGTCAAAAGCTGA
- the rpsD gene encoding 30S ribosomal protein S4 — translation MARYTGPSWKLSRRLGISLSGTGKELEKRPYAPGQHGPNQRKKLSEYGLQLQEKQKLRHMYGVNERQFRSIFDAAGKMQGKHGENFMILLESRLDNLVYRLGLARTRRGARQLVNHGHITVDGSRVDIPSFRVKPGQVIGVREKSRNLSSVKESVEVNNFVPEYLTFTADALEGTFTRLPERSELAAEINEALIVEFYSR, via the coding sequence ATGGCTCGTTATACAGGTCCAAGTTGGAAACTCTCTCGCCGTCTAGGCATTTCATTAAGCGGTACAGGTAAAGAATTAGAAAAGCGTCCTTACGCACCAGGACAACACGGTCCTAACCAACGTAAAAAGCTTTCTGAGTACGGCTTACAATTACAAGAAAAACAAAAATTACGTCACATGTACGGCGTAAATGAGCGTCAATTCCGTAGCATTTTCGATGCTGCTGGTAAAATGCAAGGTAAACACGGTGAAAACTTCATGATTCTTTTAGAATCTCGTTTAGACAACCTAGTTTACCGTTTAGGTCTTGCTCGCACTCGTCGTGGAGCTCGTCAATTAGTTAACCACGGTCACATCACGGTTGATGGATCTCGCGTAGACATCCCATCTTTCCGCGTTAAGCCTGGTCAAGTAATCGGAGTTCGCGAAAAGTCTCGCAACCTAAGCTCTGTTAAGGAATCTGTAGAAGTAAACAACTTCGTACCAGAATACCTAACTTTCACTGCTGACGCTTTAGAAGGTACGTTCACTCGTTTACCTGAGCGCTCTGAATTAGCTGCTGAAATCAATGAAGCACTAATCGTTGAGTTCTACTCTCGTTAA
- a CDS encoding GNAT family N-acetyltransferase, with translation MFQKEVYVFDQDRPVKAVIRNYQEKDFAQLIRVQQECFPPPFPSELWWSEEQLKNHVDLFPEGALCVEIAGKIAGSMTGLRVNYTPGEPDHSWEQITDNGYIRNHVPDGNTLYVVDISVSPTYRKLGLGKWLMQSMFEVVIQHKMDRLLGGGRMPHYHKYEDEMSAEGYLEKVVNGDIKDPVITFLLHCGRTPVKVVKNYLEDADSRNHATLMEWKNPFRQ, from the coding sequence TTGTTCCAAAAAGAAGTTTATGTTTTTGATCAAGACAGGCCGGTTAAAGCTGTTATCCGAAATTATCAGGAAAAGGACTTTGCACAACTGATCCGCGTACAGCAGGAATGTTTTCCACCACCATTTCCGTCAGAGCTGTGGTGGAGTGAGGAACAGCTGAAGAATCATGTGGATTTGTTTCCGGAAGGGGCACTGTGTGTAGAAATTGCTGGGAAAATTGCTGGATCCATGACAGGTTTGCGTGTGAATTACACTCCAGGGGAACCAGACCATAGCTGGGAACAAATTACGGATAACGGCTACATCCGAAACCACGTACCCGATGGCAATACTTTGTATGTGGTGGATATTAGCGTAAGTCCAACTTACAGGAAGCTTGGACTTGGGAAGTGGTTGATGCAATCTATGTTTGAAGTGGTTATTCAGCATAAGATGGACCGCTTACTGGGTGGAGGAAGAATGCCGCACTACCATAAATATGAGGATGAGATGTCAGCAGAAGGCTACCTGGAAAAAGTGGTTAACGGCGACATCAAAGATCCCGTCATTACATTCCTCTTACACTGTGGACGAACCCCTGTAAAAGTGGTCAAAAACTATCTCGAAGACGCAGACTCACGCAACCATGCCACCTTGATGGAATGGAAAAACCCTTTTAGGCAATAA
- the tyrS gene encoding tyrosine--tRNA ligase — protein sequence MSLLEDLQFRGLVNQVTDEEGLTKLLSEEKVKLYSGFDPTGDSLHIGHLLPILTLRRFQQAGHHPIALVGGATGLIGDPSGKKAERTLNTSDIVVEWSNRIKGQLSQFLDFTATENPAVIANNHDWIGEMNVISFLRDVGKNFGLNYMLAKDSVQSRIESGISYTEFSYMILQSLDFLHLYRGQNCKLQIGGSDQWGNITAGMELIRKSEENAKAFGLTIPLVTKADGTKFGKTEGGAIWLDREKTSPYEFYQFWINTDDRDVVKYLKFFTFLSRVEILELEKELQEAPEKRSAHKRLAEEVTKLVHGEAALEQAIRISKALFSGSISELSADEIKQGFADVPSFTVENDEQLALVELLVASKIAPSKRQAREDITNGAISINGEKVQELAYVLGESDRIEGQFTVVRRGKKKYFLIKY from the coding sequence ATGAGTTTATTAGAGGATTTGCAGTTTAGAGGGTTAGTGAATCAGGTTACGGATGAAGAGGGATTAACGAAGCTTTTATCGGAGGAAAAGGTGAAGTTGTACTCTGGTTTTGATCCGACAGGGGACAGTTTGCATATCGGACATCTGCTGCCGATTCTTACTTTGAGAAGATTCCAGCAGGCAGGTCACCATCCAATTGCGTTGGTTGGGGGAGCAACTGGATTAATCGGAGATCCAAGTGGAAAGAAAGCGGAACGTACTTTGAATACATCCGACATCGTTGTCGAATGGTCCAACCGAATCAAAGGACAGCTTTCTCAGTTCTTGGATTTCACAGCCACAGAAAACCCAGCAGTGATTGCGAACAACCATGACTGGATTGGGGAAATGAATGTTATCTCTTTCCTCCGTGATGTTGGAAAGAACTTTGGTCTTAATTACATGCTTGCAAAAGATTCCGTACAATCTCGAATTGAATCTGGTATCTCTTACACGGAATTCAGTTACATGATTCTTCAATCCTTGGACTTCTTGCATTTATACAGAGGTCAAAATTGTAAGCTTCAAATTGGTGGAAGCGACCAATGGGGGAATATCACTGCAGGAATGGAGCTAATCCGTAAATCTGAGGAAAATGCCAAAGCATTTGGTCTGACGATTCCACTTGTGACAAAAGCGGATGGCACGAAATTTGGTAAAACAGAAGGCGGCGCAATCTGGTTAGATCGCGAGAAAACTTCTCCATACGAGTTCTACCAATTCTGGATCAATACAGATGACCGTGACGTGGTGAAATACTTGAAATTCTTTACGTTCTTGTCGCGCGTTGAGATCTTGGAGCTTGAAAAAGAACTGCAAGAAGCACCGGAAAAACGTTCTGCACATAAACGTCTTGCAGAAGAAGTTACGAAGTTGGTGCATGGAGAGGCTGCTTTAGAGCAGGCAATCCGCATTTCTAAAGCATTGTTCAGCGGATCCATCTCTGAACTTTCTGCTGATGAAATTAAACAAGGCTTTGCAGATGTGCCTTCTTTTACAGTGGAAAATGACGAGCAACTTGCATTAGTGGAACTGCTGGTTGCAAGTAAAATTGCACCTTCCAAGCGTCAAGCGCGTGAGGATATTACGAACGGTGCTATTTCCATTAATGGAGAGAAGGTTCAGGAACTTGCTTATGTGTTAGGTGAGAGCGACCGCATTGAGGGGCAATTTACTGTTGTAAGAAGAGGAAAGAAAAAATACTTCCTTATTAAATACTAA
- a CDS encoding transglycosylase domain-containing protein produces the protein MSNYDKFKEKSQTFFQFFINNKTKKGANITYLVVWNLILVFLVIGVIGVSFAGGAGAGYFAALVKEEPVRSYEDLRKNIYNYEESTEMYFANDVYLGKYRADLLREEVSLDNVSEHLINALVSTEDEYFYEHEGVVPKAIVRAVVQEVTNSANQTGGSTLTQQLIKNQILTNDVSFDRKAKEILLALRLENYFSKEEILEAYLNVSPFGRDSNGRNIAGAQTAAEGIFGVDISELSIPQAAFIAGLPQSPFAYTPFTRAAEVKTPEGLEPGLDRMRYVLHRMHEMGHIDDKQYEEALAYDITKDLAEPTSSAIEEYPYVAFEIEERAQEIIAEQLALNDGYEQEELDNNEELLREYLQLADTTLRQKGYVIKTTIDKEIYSKMRQITQEFPYFDRTLQYSYEEEIDPDTNELVKRNAEQVGALLMDNKTGAIISFVGGRDFTLKDLNFATNTWRHNGSTMKPLLGYAPAYEMGTLQPGSILADTPLTVNIPGQRPWSPNNWNNTFNGLQTVRESVALSHNLAAIRGYMEILPQRPMEYLYKQNFKKLTQGDAENISAVLGSPSVGVSVEENTAGYVTFANGGNYVEPYLIESIKTKDGEVIYEHKVEPKEIYSPQTAYLMIDTMRDTFRKGTAGPARDYLQFSSDWAGKTGTTQDTHDIWMMGSNPNITFGLWMGYDERVELRTLTDYRTPTKRSQLLWAQLLNGAYDINPELIGPSGQFQMPGGIVRRSYCKLSGLLPSALCQKAGLVGEDIFNAKYAPTKTDDSLTTGKYVRIGDVAYAPLSSTPSEFVKEGPMIKPDFLKKLQLDSLEELAKYMKDKSIFDGLTVLSDDPLPANGSAPKQVGGVNVSGSTLTWSSSSERDVIGYYVYYKANSSSSARKIASVQAGDSMSTKISQKSGFFYVTAVNASGKESSPSSSAKLGDPDKKEEPKPKPKPDPKPKPPSNGGGNGNGSGNDGGGNDDGDDDGDDNSTDPPPDDSGDDGED, from the coding sequence ATGTCAAACTACGACAAGTTCAAAGAAAAATCACAGACCTTTTTTCAATTTTTCATAAATAATAAGACGAAAAAAGGCGCCAACATTACATATTTAGTAGTGTGGAATCTCATTCTTGTTTTTCTCGTTATCGGCGTGATCGGCGTATCATTCGCTGGCGGTGCAGGTGCAGGTTATTTCGCAGCACTAGTCAAAGAAGAACCGGTTCGTTCTTACGAAGATTTGAGAAAAAACATTTACAACTACGAAGAATCTACAGAAATGTATTTTGCAAACGACGTTTATTTAGGAAAATATCGTGCAGATCTACTTCGTGAAGAAGTGTCCCTGGATAACGTTTCTGAGCATTTAATTAACGCACTAGTTTCAACTGAAGATGAGTACTTCTATGAACATGAAGGAGTCGTTCCAAAAGCGATTGTCCGTGCCGTTGTTCAAGAAGTAACAAACTCCGCCAACCAAACGGGTGGTAGTACGTTGACTCAACAGTTGATCAAGAATCAAATTTTAACAAATGATGTTTCTTTTGACCGAAAAGCAAAGGAAATTCTCCTTGCCCTACGATTAGAGAACTATTTCTCTAAAGAAGAAATACTTGAAGCCTACCTAAATGTTTCTCCTTTTGGTAGAGATTCAAACGGCAGAAATATTGCCGGAGCTCAAACTGCAGCAGAAGGGATCTTCGGCGTGGATATCAGCGAATTGTCCATTCCACAAGCTGCCTTTATAGCCGGACTCCCACAAAGTCCTTTTGCCTATACTCCTTTTACTCGTGCAGCAGAAGTGAAAACTCCAGAAGGACTGGAACCAGGTCTGGATAGAATGCGATATGTACTTCACCGAATGCATGAAATGGGGCATATTGATGATAAACAGTATGAAGAAGCTCTTGCTTATGACATCACAAAAGATCTAGCAGAGCCTACCAGTAGTGCCATTGAAGAATACCCTTATGTTGCATTTGAAATTGAAGAACGCGCACAAGAAATTATCGCAGAGCAACTGGCGCTTAACGACGGTTATGAGCAAGAAGAATTGGATAACAATGAAGAGTTGCTTAGAGAATATTTACAGTTGGCCGATACAACGCTTAGACAAAAAGGCTATGTTATTAAGACAACGATAGATAAAGAAATTTATTCAAAAATGAGACAGATTACTCAGGAGTTTCCTTACTTCGACAGAACTCTTCAATATTCATATGAAGAAGAAATAGATCCAGATACCAATGAGTTAGTAAAAAGAAATGCTGAGCAAGTTGGTGCCTTATTAATGGATAACAAAACTGGTGCAATTATCAGTTTTGTTGGAGGACGAGACTTCACACTGAAGGATCTGAACTTTGCAACCAACACATGGCGTCATAACGGTTCTACGATGAAGCCTTTACTTGGATATGCACCTGCATATGAAATGGGAACACTGCAACCGGGTAGTATACTTGCAGATACACCGTTAACTGTAAATATACCTGGTCAAAGACCGTGGTCACCGAACAACTGGAATAACACATTCAATGGACTTCAAACAGTTCGTGAATCTGTAGCATTATCACACAACTTAGCTGCAATACGAGGTTATATGGAAATACTTCCACAAAGACCGATGGAATATTTATACAAACAAAACTTTAAAAAACTGACACAAGGAGACGCTGAAAATATTTCAGCAGTTCTTGGTTCACCGTCTGTCGGTGTTAGTGTAGAAGAAAATACAGCAGGCTACGTAACATTCGCAAATGGTGGAAATTACGTTGAACCATATCTAATCGAGAGTATTAAAACGAAAGACGGCGAGGTCATCTATGAGCATAAAGTGGAACCTAAGGAAATTTATTCTCCACAAACAGCTTATTTAATGATTGATACTATGCGCGATACTTTTAGAAAAGGTACTGCTGGTCCAGCAAGAGACTACTTGCAATTCAGCTCAGACTGGGCAGGGAAAACTGGTACAACACAGGACACCCATGATATTTGGATGATGGGATCTAACCCGAATATTACCTTTGGGCTATGGATGGGTTATGATGAACGAGTAGAATTAAGAACCCTTACTGATTATCGAACCCCTACCAAGAGAAGTCAATTACTATGGGCACAGCTTCTAAACGGTGCCTATGATATCAACCCTGAATTAATTGGCCCTTCCGGACAGTTCCAAATGCCAGGCGGAATCGTTCGCCGCAGCTATTGTAAGCTGTCAGGATTGCTACCATCCGCTCTTTGCCAAAAAGCAGGACTAGTTGGAGAAGATATTTTCAATGCAAAATATGCTCCAACGAAAACAGATGATAGCTTAACAACAGGTAAATATGTTCGAATTGGGGACGTTGCTTATGCACCTTTAAGTTCAACTCCATCCGAATTTGTTAAAGAAGGTCCGATGATTAAGCCGGATTTCTTGAAGAAACTTCAACTGGATAGTTTGGAAGAACTCGCTAAGTATATGAAAGATAAAAGCATCTTTGATGGACTAACGGTGCTTTCAGACGATCCTCTTCCAGCTAACGGTTCGGCACCAAAACAAGTTGGTGGTGTCAACGTATCCGGTTCCACTTTAACGTGGTCCTCAAGCTCAGAAAGAGATGTGATTGGATATTACGTTTACTATAAAGCCAACAGCTCGAGTTCCGCTCGAAAAATTGCATCCGTGCAAGCTGGTGATAGCATGAGCACCAAGATCTCTCAAAAATCCGGTTTCTTCTATGTTACAGCCGTAAATGCTAGTGGAAAAGAATCATCTCCATCCAGCTCAGCTAAACTTGGAGATCCGGATAAAAAAGAAGAACCAAAACCTAAGCCAAAGCCAGACCCTAAGCCTAAGCCACCTTCCAATGGTGGGGGTAATGGAAACGGCAGTGGAAACGATGGTGGAGGTAATGACGACGGAGATGACGACGGCGACGATAACTCTACAGACCCACCACCAGATGATAGTGGAGACGACGGGGAAGATTGA
- a CDS encoding MFS transporter: MGKHKLFLYTKALSDFGSFMDLIVLNVVVYAATGSPVWLAATMAARTIGGVLASLVSGVAADKWNRKTIMLVTDILRAGLILLLIPFPDPMMILVVSALIGFINSFFMVSFSAEVPQIFGQDKIIETNSLIARLTSISLVTGFIGAGVITEVLGYKYTLMIDAGTYLLSGFVLWRMKWDATTAKKSRELVSGFRNNILSVFTDTKEVYRYLKLAPMLLTINVVFLVGSFAGSSHNLGIPLLAEQIDGERQSFYYGMIWGVWGIGSVLATYTIPKLKIIRSEKIYSVFFVSAMFMSLGFIIFLSNTFVSIVLFFAFLTGIFDACFTTLHASILQKSDNYIRGRVFAVGMLLKSLGFALGFIVAPILLKALTMPQMVWILHGTLITTSLAVLIAATIWSSKKKQAEALM; this comes from the coding sequence ATGGGAAAACATAAATTATTTTTATACACAAAAGCATTATCCGACTTTGGTTCTTTTATGGACTTAATTGTATTAAATGTCGTGGTTTATGCAGCGACGGGGAGCCCTGTCTGGTTGGCTGCAACGATGGCAGCTAGAACAATCGGAGGAGTTCTGGCAAGTTTAGTGAGTGGTGTGGCGGCAGATAAGTGGAACAGAAAAACCATCATGCTTGTGACGGATATCTTGAGGGCGGGGCTGATTCTGTTACTGATACCTTTTCCAGATCCAATGATGATCCTTGTGGTATCAGCTTTAATTGGTTTTATTAATAGCTTTTTTATGGTTAGTTTTAGTGCGGAGGTTCCGCAAATATTCGGCCAGGACAAAATCATTGAAACGAACTCGCTTATTGCAAGATTGACATCCATCAGCCTTGTTACTGGCTTTATTGGTGCAGGGGTTATTACGGAAGTTTTAGGATATAAGTATACGTTGATGATTGATGCGGGTACATATTTGTTATCTGGTTTTGTGCTTTGGAGAATGAAGTGGGATGCTACAACAGCTAAGAAAAGCAGGGAGCTAGTCAGTGGGTTTAGAAATAATATTTTGTCTGTTTTCACGGATACAAAAGAAGTGTACCGTTACCTGAAGTTAGCCCCAATGCTTCTCACGATCAATGTTGTATTTCTGGTTGGTTCTTTTGCAGGTAGTTCGCATAATCTGGGGATTCCTTTATTGGCTGAACAGATTGATGGGGAGCGTCAAAGCTTCTATTACGGAATGATTTGGGGAGTTTGGGGAATCGGTTCCGTCCTTGCGACGTACACCATACCTAAACTAAAAATTATTAGAAGTGAGAAAATCTATTCCGTATTTTTCGTATCGGCCATGTTCATGTCACTTGGCTTTATAATCTTCTTATCAAATACATTTGTTAGCATTGTTTTATTTTTTGCTTTTTTAACAGGAATATTTGATGCTTGTTTTACCACTTTACATGCAAGCATACTGCAGAAGTCGGATAATTACATAAGAGGAAGAGTATTTGCGGTAGGGATGTTGCTGAAATCATTAGGTTTTGCACTTGGGTTTATCGTTGCACCAATCCTGTTAAAAGCTCTTACTATGCCACAAATGGTTTGGATATTGCATGGAACGCTTATCACAACTTCACTTGCGGTCCTTATTGCGGCAACCATATGGAGTAGTAAAAAGAAGCAGGCAGAAGCATTGATGTAA
- the acsA gene encoding acetate--CoA ligase: MKVEALPVTKGNYNLEDYEQTYRNFDWSEVEKNFSFSETGRVNVAHEAIDRHAESARKNKVALYYRDPERDEKYTFKEMKDMSNKAGNILKQTCDVEKGDRVFIFMPRSPELYFAALGAIKLGAIVGPLFEAFMEGAVKDRLEDSEAKVIITTPELLNRIPLDDLPALKHVVLVGENVKEEGPFIDFNSRMKEASRKLQVEWVEKTDGLVLHYTSGSTGKPKGVLHVHNAMVQHYQTAKWVLDLKEEDVYWCTADPGWVTGTAYGIFGPWLVGASNVIVGGRFRPEAWYETIEDYGVSVWYSAPTAFRMLMGAGDEVVKKYDLSSLRHILSVGEPLNPEVIRWGVKVFNLRVHDTWWMTETGAQLICNYPAMEIKPGSMGKPIPGVEAAIVDDQGNELPPYRMGNLAIKKGWPSMMHTIWNNKEKYESYFMPGDWYVSGDSAYMDEEGYFWFQGRIDDVIMTSGERVGPFEVESKLVEHPAVAEAGVIGKPDPVRGEIIKAFVALRDGYTASDELKEEIRQFVKRGLAAHAAPREIEFRDKLPKTRSGKIMRRVLKAWELDLPTGDLSTMED; this comes from the coding sequence ATGAAAGTGGAAGCGTTACCAGTAACGAAGGGGAACTACAATCTAGAAGACTATGAACAAACCTACCGAAATTTTGACTGGTCAGAGGTAGAAAAGAACTTCAGTTTTTCCGAAACGGGGAGAGTGAATGTTGCTCATGAAGCCATCGATCGTCACGCAGAATCAGCACGAAAAAATAAAGTAGCACTATATTACCGTGATCCGGAACGTGATGAAAAATATACGTTCAAGGAAATGAAAGATATGTCCAACAAAGCAGGTAACATTTTGAAACAGACTTGCGATGTGGAAAAGGGAGACCGCGTCTTTATTTTCATGCCGCGTTCACCTGAGTTGTATTTTGCAGCACTTGGAGCGATCAAGCTTGGGGCGATTGTCGGACCATTGTTTGAGGCATTCATGGAAGGCGCTGTAAAAGACCGCCTAGAAGACAGTGAAGCAAAAGTAATCATCACCACACCAGAACTGCTAAACCGTATCCCTCTTGATGACCTGCCTGCACTGAAGCATGTGGTACTAGTAGGGGAAAATGTGAAAGAAGAAGGACCTTTCATCGATTTCAACTCCCGTATGAAGGAAGCAAGCAGAAAGCTTCAAGTGGAATGGGTGGAAAAGACGGATGGCTTGGTGCTTCATTATACAAGCGGATCCACTGGCAAGCCAAAAGGAGTGCTGCATGTCCATAATGCCATGGTTCAGCACTATCAAACAGCTAAATGGGTATTGGACCTTAAAGAAGAAGATGTGTACTGGTGCACCGCTGACCCAGGTTGGGTAACAGGAACGGCATACGGTATCTTCGGTCCTTGGCTTGTAGGAGCATCCAATGTTATCGTTGGCGGTCGTTTCAGACCAGAAGCTTGGTATGAGACCATTGAAGATTATGGCGTATCTGTATGGTACAGTGCACCAACAGCATTTCGTATGTTGATGGGAGCAGGGGATGAAGTAGTGAAAAAGTATGATCTATCTTCTCTTCGTCATATTCTAAGTGTCGGCGAACCATTAAATCCTGAAGTAATCCGTTGGGGTGTAAAAGTGTTCAACTTGCGTGTCCATGATACGTGGTGGATGACCGAGACAGGAGCACAATTGATTTGTAACTATCCAGCAATGGAAATCAAGCCGGGCTCCATGGGCAAACCTATTCCTGGAGTAGAGGCGGCGATTGTGGACGATCAAGGAAACGAACTTCCTCCATACCGCATGGGTAATCTTGCTATCAAAAAAGGTTGGCCGTCCATGATGCACACAATCTGGAACAACAAAGAGAAGTATGAGTCCTACTTTATGCCTGGAGATTGGTATGTTTCAGGTGATTCAGCTTATATGGATGAAGAAGGCTACTTCTGGTTCCAAGGCCGCATCGATGACGTTATCATGACATCCGGTGAACGTGTCGGACCATTCGAAGTGGAAAGCAAACTTGTCGAACACCCTGCTGTTGCAGAAGCCGGAGTTATTGGGAAACCGGACCCGGTGCGCGGGGAGATCATTAAAGCTTTTGTTGCGCTTCGTGATGGATATACAGCAAGTGACGAGCTCAAAGAAGAGATTCGTCAGTTCGTTAAACGCGGGCTTGCAGCACATGCAGCACCTCGTGAAATCGAATTCCGTGACAAGCTTCCGAAGACTCGTAGTGGGAAGATCATGCGTCGCGTGTTGAAAGCGTGGGAGTTGGACCTGCCTACTGGTGATTTGTCGACGATGGAAGATTAA
- a CDS encoding GNAT family N-acetyltransferase gives MEHRKTYNAKEIRTKNSRLIIEGPVTPEKLASYEFHKDLVAFRPPEQQRKALIEIAGLPEGRIIIARTHDTIVGYVTYLYPDPMERWSEGKMENLVELGAIEVVPEVRGSSVGKSLLQVSMMDDMMENYIVITTEYYWHWDLKGTGLNVWEYRKIMEKMMNAGGLEYYATDDPEISSHPANCLMARIGKNIDQESIQRFDQLRFHNRFMY, from the coding sequence ATGGAACACAGAAAAACGTATAATGCAAAGGAAATTAGAACGAAAAATAGCCGCTTGATCATTGAAGGACCAGTAACACCAGAGAAGCTGGCAAGCTATGAGTTTCATAAAGACCTTGTTGCATTTAGACCTCCGGAACAACAGCGTAAGGCCTTGATTGAAATTGCGGGCCTTCCAGAGGGAAGAATCATCATCGCAAGAACACACGATACAATTGTTGGCTATGTTACCTATCTCTATCCTGATCCGATGGAAAGATGGTCCGAGGGGAAAATGGAAAACCTTGTTGAACTTGGCGCCATTGAAGTAGTACCGGAAGTTCGCGGTAGTTCGGTTGGCAAATCGTTGCTTCAAGTTTCCATGATGGATGACATGATGGAAAACTATATTGTCATAACAACAGAATATTATTGGCACTGGGACCTAAAGGGAACAGGACTTAATGTTTGGGAGTATAGAAAGATAATGGAGAAAATGATGAATGCCGGCGGTTTGGAATATTATGCAACTGATGATCCTGAAATCAGTTCCCATCCTGCCAACTGTCTGATGGCCAGAATCGGTAAAAACATTGACCAGGAATCTATCCAGAGATTTGATCAACTGCGCTTTCACAACCGCTTTATGTACTAG